ATAAATAGCATCAGTGCCCCGCACTAGAGTATTAATCGATGTTTGCAATTGTTTCCAAGAACGAATACCAGTTAGTCGCCAGACTTCGTGATATAAAAAGTAAGTCGGCTTGCTACTTGCTAAGGGTTCCAGAGGTGCAGCTAGGGGAGTTTTACCAAGATAGGCATCTGCAACACCGGGGTGATTGTAGAACATTGTGATTGCCGAATGGGTACGAGGATTGCATTCAATGGCGTAAACTGTACCGTCTTCTGCTTGGATAAAGTCAAAAGAAACTTGCCCAGTCAGTGCCAAACTCTTGATGAAGTGTTGCACCCATTCACGAATTTGGAGATTTTCGACGTTTTCATAGTTGATTTGAAACGCAGAAGAGTTTGAACAGCAATGCAATCTTAATTCCCCATCCCGCACTGTACTATGTGTGCATAACTCTTTACCAGGGATAAACTCTTGCATAATCCAAGGTTTTTCTGGACTGATGGGTAAACTGTTGACAAAGGCTGCTGTCTCCTCTGGGGTGTCGCAGGGAAGTTTGGTTAAATTTAAGCGGCGAACAGAGTCGTAATCAATACTTTTAAGAATATATTTGCGGGTTTCTTGACTAAAATCGAAATTGATAACTTGTTGAGGATCGGTGATTTTAAACGATTTGGGGACAGATAAACCAAGCGATCGCGCCCGATCGGTAAAGGCAAATTTATCATCCAACATTTTGGTTATATCTGGATCGAAGTGGAAAACTTCGCAGTATTCTGATAATACAGGCTTTGCTAAAGAGTCATAATAGCTAGCGACAGGACTGCATACAGGTACATAAACGTCAACCTTTTCTTGCTTGACAATTTCTACTAGCGCCTGGATATAGCTTTCTGGATCTGATTGTGGAGCCGGAACTGTATAAAAACGACTTACCGCTTTTGAGAATCTATGACCAGACAACCAGTATTTGTGACCTTCAATCAAAATAACTCTGTGTCCTGCGGTATGGAAGGAGCGAGCAAGTTGCAATGCTTTAGTCATCTTGGCTCCACTTACCAAGATAGTCTGAGGATGAGCAGCTACGACAGCTTTTTTCGTAAACGGCGATCGCATCATACCCCACAACAAAGATATCAACACTA
This Nostoc sp. C052 DNA region includes the following protein-coding sequences:
- a CDS encoding ATP-grasp domain-containing protein is translated as MAQSISLSLPQSPTSSTGIRVKLVALFKTLGTLTLLLIALPFNALIVLISLLWGMMRSPFTKKAVVAAHPQTILVSGAKMTKALQLARSFHTAGHRVILIEGHKYWLSGHRFSKAVSRFYTVPAPQSDPESYIQALVEIVKQEKVDVYVPVCSPVASYYDSLAKPVLSEYCEVFHFDPDITKMLDDKFAFTDRARSLGLSVPKSFKITDPQQVINFDFSQETRKYILKSIDYDSVRRLNLTKLPCDTPEETAAFVNSLPISPEKPWIMQEFIPGKELCTHSTVRDGELRLHCCSNSSAFQINYENVENLQIREWVQHFIKSLALTGQVSFDFIQAEDGTVYAIECNPRTHSAITMFYNHPGVADAYLGKTPLAAPLEPLASSKPTYFLYHEVWRLTGIRSWKQLQTSINTLVRGTDAIYSLDDPIPFLTLHHWQIPLLLLKNLQQLKGWVKIDFNIGKLVELGGD